In Nitrospirota bacterium, one DNA window encodes the following:
- a CDS encoding flagellar hook protein FlgE, which translates to MLTSLFTAVSGMNVNGTALSVIGDNVANMNTTGFKTSKASFGDILSQQLGTSQIGRGVEVSAVTPQFTQGSFENSANVLDLAVDGDGLFIVGDASGTFYTRAGQFNLDKDGYIVNPNGMKLKGYLYSASGTASSGLGDINLSALNSAPNHTEDVTISANLDSRSVIPGAFDVTDPNTTSNFSSSITVYDSLGNGHVVDVYFRKSVEAATGNSWQWFAVVNGADSASGTTEIQANGTLGFDTNGALDTESAITYPTGGFDFNGGAAANQTIAFDFGDSITTDGGTGDGTTQFGSLSSTVFQNQDGYSSGSLRSITISQDGVMTGIFTNGQTRGVGQVALAKFLAPTELTKMGKNLYAESTDSGQPVISTPGSSGTGQVMSNTLELSNVDLAEEFVKMIISQRGFQANSRIVSTSDELMQELVNLKR; encoded by the coding sequence ATGTTAACTTCTCTATTCACAGCAGTCAGCGGAATGAACGTAAACGGAACCGCGCTTTCGGTCATCGGTGACAACGTTGCCAACATGAACACCACAGGTTTTAAAACGAGCAAGGCATCGTTCGGCGATATACTCAGCCAGCAGCTTGGCACTTCACAGATAGGCAGAGGCGTGGAGGTAAGCGCCGTGACCCCCCAGTTCACGCAAGGCTCCTTTGAAAACTCGGCAAACGTCCTTGACCTTGCGGTTGACGGAGACGGTTTATTTATTGTGGGCGATGCAAGCGGGACGTTTTATACAAGGGCAGGGCAGTTCAACCTTGACAAGGATGGCTATATCGTCAATCCCAACGGGATGAAGCTGAAAGGTTATCTGTATTCCGCCTCAGGCACTGCATCGAGCGGTTTGGGTGATATTAATCTTTCAGCGCTGAACAGCGCACCGAACCATACAGAGGATGTAACAATATCCGCGAACCTTGATTCAAGATCGGTAATCCCCGGCGCATTTGATGTAACAGACCCCAATACCACTTCCAACTTTTCAAGCTCAATCACGGTATACGACTCTCTCGGGAACGGTCATGTCGTAGACGTATATTTCAGGAAGTCTGTTGAAGCGGCCACAGGCAATTCCTGGCAATGGTTTGCTGTTGTAAACGGCGCTGATTCCGCAAGCGGTACTACTGAGATACAGGCAAACGGCACGCTTGGCTTTGACACCAACGGCGCCCTCGATACGGAAAGCGCTATTACATATCCTACCGGGGGCTTTGATTTTAACGGCGGGGCAGCGGCAAACCAGACCATAGCCTTTGATTTTGGCGATTCTATAACAACGGACGGTGGCACTGGTGACGGAACTACTCAGTTCGGGTCGCTATCTTCAACGGTGTTTCAGAACCAGGATGGATATTCTTCCGGTTCACTGAGGAGCATAACCATAAGTCAGGACGGGGTCATGACAGGTATTTTCACCAACGGTCAGACAAGAGGAGTAGGACAGGTTGCGTTAGCCAAGTTCCTCGCGCCGACAGAGCTGACCAAGATGGGGAAAAACCTTTACGCAGAGTCTACTGATTCAGGCCAGCCGGTCATCAGCACACCCGGTTCATCAGGCACAGGACAGGTAATGTCAAACACACTTGAACTCAGCAACGTGGACCTTGCCGAGGAATTTGTTAAGATGATCATATCTCAAAGAGGATTTCAGGCGAACTCACGAATAGTATCAACGTCAGACGAGTTGATGCAGGAGCTTGTTAATCTGAAGAGGTAA
- a CDS encoding chemotaxis protein CheW: protein MGITAVNEHVSQRVLQLVTFTLGNEEYAVDILKVQEINRITEITKIPNAPDYIEGVINLRGKVIPVINLRKKFGVYDKNSDENSRVIIMDIQGITNGLIVDSVSEVLRIPSDIVEPAPPMASTMSSRFIQGIAKLENRLIILIDIDKLIGEGFAA, encoded by the coding sequence ATGGGAATCACAGCCGTAAACGAACATGTATCACAGCGGGTGCTGCAACTGGTGACATTCACACTCGGAAATGAAGAATACGCGGTAGACATTTTGAAGGTGCAGGAAATAAACAGGATAACGGAGATCACAAAGATACCGAATGCGCCTGATTATATAGAGGGTGTTATAAACCTGAGGGGCAAAGTCATACCGGTAATAAACCTCAGGAAGAAATTCGGGGTCTATGATAAAAATTCCGATGAGAACTCAAGAGTGATAATCATGGACATCCAGGGTATCACAAACGGCCTCATTGTAGACTCAGTGTCGGAAGTCTTGAGAATACCGTCGGATATAGTGGAACCAGCGCCGCCTATGGCTTCAACCATGAGCAGCAGGTTCATTCAAGGCATAGCGAAACTTGAAAACAGGCTCATCATACTCATTGATATAGACAAGCTGATCGGAGAAGGTTTTGCGGCGTAA
- a CDS encoding protein-glutamate O-methyltransferase CheR — protein sequence MLTIPLPDSTFKDLRDYIYEKSGIYIADTKKYLIENRLARILQEKNLKSFEDYYKLIKCSINGNELTRLFDAVTTNETYFFREPEQLNVFANEIASKIFSQNKGAKIRIWSAASSTGEEPYTLSMMLLEKGFSARQFEIYGSDLSEGVLSSAKRAVYNSYSVRNIPENYLKKYFLSNGQSHELNPLIKNTVKFMKVNLIDDKNTKLLRNVDVIFCRNVLIYFDVKAKQKVVSNLYDSLNHGGYLFIGSSESLHNITRAFRPNVSNKAIIYQKA from the coding sequence ATGCTGACCATCCCTTTGCCGGATTCAACTTTTAAGGATTTAAGAGATTATATATATGAAAAAAGCGGCATATATATAGCCGATACCAAAAAGTATCTTATCGAGAACAGGCTTGCAAGGATATTGCAGGAAAAAAATTTAAAAAGTTTTGAGGATTATTACAAACTCATAAAATGCAGCATTAACGGAAACGAGCTTACCAGGCTTTTTGACGCAGTCACCACAAACGAAACTTATTTCTTCCGAGAGCCTGAGCAGCTCAATGTTTTTGCAAATGAAATAGCTTCAAAGATATTCAGCCAGAACAAAGGCGCGAAGATCAGGATCTGGTCTGCCGCTTCCTCTACGGGAGAGGAACCCTATACCCTTTCAATGATGCTCCTTGAAAAAGGTTTCAGCGCCAGGCAGTTTGAAATATACGGCTCGGATTTGAGCGAGGGGGTCTTAAGCTCCGCAAAGAGGGCGGTATACAATTCATATTCCGTGAGGAACATCCCGGAAAACTACCTTAAAAAATATTTTTTAAGCAACGGGCAATCGCATGAGCTCAATCCTTTGATTAAAAACACGGTCAAGTTCATGAAGGTAAATCTTATTGACGATAAGAACACAAAACTGCTGCGGAATGTGGATGTTATCTTCTGCCGCAACGTCCTTATTTATTTTGACGTAAAAGCAAAACAGAAAGTGGTGTCAAATCTCTACGACAGCCTGAATCACGGGGGTTATCTTTTCATCGGGTCTTCCGAAAGCCTCCACAATATTACGAGGGCCTTCAGGCCTAACGTCTCAAATAAAGCAATTATATATCAGAAGGCATAA
- a CDS encoding chemotaxis response regulator CheY has protein sequence MKILVVDDFSTMRRIVKNLLRQLGYENIEEAEDGAQAYSKLKNGGFGFVVTDWNMPNMDGLEMLKKVRSDPEIKDVPILMVTAEAEKDKVITAIQAGVNNYIVKPFTGEILKEKMDKILERLQAAK, from the coding sequence ATGAAAATCCTTGTTGTCGATGATTTTTCCACTATGAGAAGGATCGTTAAAAATCTGCTCCGGCAACTTGGATATGAAAATATCGAGGAAGCAGAAGACGGCGCCCAGGCTTATTCAAAGCTTAAAAACGGCGGATTCGGTTTTGTCGTCACCGACTGGAACATGCCGAATATGGACGGACTTGAAATGCTGAAGAAAGTGCGCAGCGATCCGGAAATAAAAGATGTACCGATTCTTATGGTCACCGCGGAGGCCGAAAAAGATAAAGTCATAACCGCCATACAGGCAGGCGTCAACAATTACATTGTTAAACCGTTTACGGGAGAAATCCTGAAAGAAAAGATGGACAAGATACTGGAAAGGCTGCAGGCTGCAAAATGA
- a CDS encoding HEAT repeat domain-containing protein: MHNSKFTKLMESLSHHDASKRRAAAESLSQGDERAIYPLIKALRDENFGVQDAAMRSLMAIKSEATAYMVLPLLREDSFLRNTAIIILKEMGAITIPLLVVLLKDKDDDVRKFAIDLIHDIQYCDYPEKLIEILKCDPNANVRAAAAKTLGVLQCTESVPQLVNALKDEEWVCFSALEALTNLKDANSVEHIVTLLDSPSEAIRFAAIETLGNISSPAAQDQLIEHILKTEGFEKRATIISLVKIGAVPPDISDELIEMLVDGDWDEKVVAIKGLIMLKELKAVRHMLDIAGSLDLSDPDNDEKLYLIKTAIQSFGCEDTLIDILADPSVKYKGKVAAIEIAGELKCAKAVPALIDLLKSTYRDVRRSSITSLGQIDSDEAKEYLIEAIDDHDSHVRKSAVIALGKIGDMSSFEPLLKLLHNEKYNDVIDEAVQAVININSTLFLSRINDFSTTIRQIAQRHSSSSNAEARC; this comes from the coding sequence ATGCATAACTCAAAATTTACAAAACTCATGGAAAGTCTCAGTCATCATGACGCCTCAAAAAGACGGGCGGCAGCCGAGTCGCTGTCGCAAGGAGATGAAAGGGCCATCTATCCTTTGATTAAAGCATTGAGGGATGAAAACTTCGGCGTGCAGGACGCGGCGATGCGTTCTCTAATGGCGATAAAAAGTGAAGCCACGGCATATATGGTGCTTCCCCTTCTCAGGGAGGATTCGTTCCTGAGAAATACCGCGATAATTATTTTGAAAGAAATGGGCGCAATCACCATTCCTCTGCTTGTTGTACTTCTGAAGGACAAAGACGACGACGTGAGGAAATTTGCCATTGACCTTATCCACGATATTCAGTACTGTGATTACCCGGAGAAATTAATTGAAATTCTTAAATGCGATCCAAACGCCAATGTCAGGGCCGCAGCGGCAAAAACTTTGGGTGTATTGCAATGTACAGAGTCGGTCCCTCAGTTAGTAAATGCCTTGAAAGATGAAGAATGGGTATGTTTTTCAGCGCTTGAAGCGCTTACGAATTTGAAAGACGCAAACTCAGTGGAGCATATCGTGACCCTTCTGGACAGCCCTTCCGAGGCGATCAGGTTCGCCGCTATAGAGACGCTCGGCAACATAAGCTCCCCTGCCGCCCAGGACCAGTTGATCGAACATATATTGAAAACAGAGGGCTTTGAAAAAAGGGCCACAATCATAAGCCTTGTTAAGATAGGCGCGGTCCCCCCTGACATATCGGACGAACTCATTGAGATGTTGGTGGATGGCGACTGGGACGAAAAAGTCGTCGCAATCAAGGGGCTGATCATGCTTAAGGAATTGAAGGCCGTCCGGCATATGCTTGATATTGCGGGGTCTCTTGATTTGTCCGACCCCGATAACGATGAAAAACTGTATTTGATAAAAACCGCTATTCAAAGCTTCGGCTGTGAAGATACGCTGATAGATATCCTCGCTGATCCATCAGTCAAATACAAGGGCAAAGTCGCCGCGATAGAAATAGCCGGGGAATTAAAATGTGCGAAAGCTGTTCCGGCCCTCATCGATTTGCTGAAAAGCACTTATAGAGACGTAAGAAGATCGAGCATTACATCCCTCGGCCAGATAGACAGCGATGAAGCTAAAGAATATCTGATAGAGGCCATCGACGATCATGACAGCCACGTAAGAAAATCAGCGGTCATCGCCCTTGGAAAGATAGGGGACATGTCTTCCTTTGAGCCTTTGCTGAAGTTACTCCATAACGAAAAGTACAATGACGTTATCGATGAAGCAGTCCAGGCTGTTATTAACATCAATTCAACGCTATTCCTTTCACGCATTAATGATTTCAGCACAACTATCCGTCAGATCGCCCAGAGACATTCCTCATCATCTAATGCGGAGGCCAGATGCTGA
- a CDS encoding protein phosphatase CheZ, translated as MQQYIGFQLNSSEYMIPILKVREIITMPSITALPQLPSYIKGVTNLRGSVIPIINLKNLLGSFNNDEAGGTVIVLAAGKVTFGVVVDGITGVVKVDESEIEPPERFINNADHIEGVAKLDNRLIVLLNIKKLLPLDDINLLEDAIVNVTNSADGNNVEVTKEVDTIGGKITVKELRNAKEFMAGKIDANDPRHNIFDLMLNFMDALAVHDYQKMETIVEQLVKATDSDLFKEIGRITRKLHDSLEEFKGAVNTGIQKLTQNDVPNAVDNLQFVIKKTEEAANKTMGIVERYFEESNDFSKHVGSIKDNDEAVNYLKSFKESLDNDMTMILTAQQFQDITGQTIKKVMDLVNNVEVELLRLITKFGMLLKTESEKVEAGVAINSGHGPETAEKPAEKVSQSDVEGLLNDFGF; from the coding sequence GTGCAACAATACATAGGATTCCAACTTAATTCAAGCGAATATATGATCCCCATCCTGAAGGTCCGTGAAATAATCACTATGCCTTCAATAACCGCCCTGCCGCAGTTGCCGTCATATATAAAAGGGGTCACCAATCTCAGGGGATCGGTCATTCCAATAATTAATCTCAAAAATCTGCTTGGCTCATTCAACAATGATGAAGCCGGCGGAACGGTGATTGTTCTTGCAGCCGGCAAAGTTACATTCGGCGTCGTCGTAGACGGTATTACAGGCGTTGTCAAGGTGGATGAATCCGAAATAGAACCGCCTGAGAGGTTCATCAATAACGCGGACCATATCGAGGGCGTCGCAAAACTCGACAACAGGCTGATCGTCCTTTTGAATATAAAGAAACTTCTTCCTCTTGATGATATTAATTTACTTGAAGACGCCATTGTCAACGTTACTAACTCAGCCGACGGGAACAATGTGGAAGTGACGAAAGAAGTTGATACGATCGGCGGGAAAATCACAGTAAAGGAATTGCGCAACGCAAAAGAGTTCATGGCCGGCAAAATTGATGCAAATGATCCCCGCCACAATATATTCGACCTGATGTTGAATTTCATGGACGCATTGGCGGTGCATGATTATCAGAAAATGGAGACCATAGTTGAACAACTGGTCAAGGCGACAGACAGCGATCTCTTTAAAGAAATCGGGAGGATAACAAGAAAGCTCCATGATTCGCTTGAAGAATTCAAGGGCGCTGTGAATACAGGAATTCAAAAACTCACGCAAAATGATGTTCCCAATGCCGTTGACAACCTGCAGTTTGTAATCAAAAAGACTGAAGAGGCCGCTAACAAGACAATGGGAATTGTGGAAAGGTATTTTGAGGAATCCAATGATTTCTCAAAACATGTCGGGAGCATAAAAGACAATGACGAGGCGGTGAATTATCTCAAGTCTTTCAAGGAATCATTGGACAATGACATGACGATGATCCTTACCGCTCAGCAGTTTCAGGACATCACGGGGCAAACAATCAAAAAGGTCATGGACCTTGTAAACAATGTCGAGGTCGAACTGTTGAGGCTGATAACTAAATTCGGGATGTTGCTTAAGACCGAATCAGAGAAAGTCGAGGCAGGCGTCGCTATCAACAGCGGCCACGGGCCTGAAACTGCGGAAAAGCCGGCAGAGAAGGTCAGCCAGTCTGACGTTGAAGGTCTTTTAAATGACTTTGGTTTTTGA
- a CDS encoding helix-turn-helix transcriptional regulator, whose translation MSKAAFARELGVSPSYIGMLEEGKNEPSDTLSELICLKFNINKDWLLTGEGEPERKKDVVSESGIHYNRCSADPELSEIVDILQHDLPEAKKIILKLLKGRKEFKEGINALQTVDNNLLKEEEGT comes from the coding sequence ATGTCGAAAGCCGCTTTTGCGAGAGAATTAGGTGTTTCTCCTTCTTATATAGGAATGCTTGAGGAAGGAAAAAATGAGCCGAGTGATACATTAAGTGAGTTAATATGCCTAAAATTCAACATTAATAAAGACTGGTTGCTCACCGGGGAAGGAGAGCCGGAGCGCAAAAAAGATGTTGTATCTGAGAGCGGCATACATTATAATAGATGCAGTGCTGATCCTGAGTTGTCTGAGATAGTGGATATTCTACAGCACGATCTCCCCGAAGCAAAAAAAATTATATTAAAACTGCTGAAAGGCAGGAAAGAGTTTAAAGAGGGTATTAATGCCCTTCAAACTGTGGATAATAACCTTTTAAAAGAGGAGGAGGGGACGTGA
- a CDS encoding response regulator, which translates to MKIMIVDDCQTTRKLLGHYLKSRGYAVVFAENGLDALEKLGTDNVNLIMTDLNMPYMDGMELIKTLKSDPRFSEIPILMVTTENDEAERERAFNYGANGYVVKPVTGEAIAQNIKAILKEIFAQGGIA; encoded by the coding sequence ATGAAGATAATGATCGTAGACGACTGCCAGACTACGAGGAAGCTGTTGGGACATTATCTGAAGTCAAGGGGATACGCCGTTGTGTTCGCGGAAAACGGCCTTGACGCCCTTGAAAAACTCGGCACGGACAACGTGAACCTGATAATGACAGACCTGAATATGCCTTACATGGACGGCATGGAGCTGATAAAGACCCTGAAGTCGGACCCGAGATTTTCGGAAATCCCTATCTTAATGGTCACAACTGAAAATGATGAAGCAGAACGGGAGAGGGCTTTTAATTACGGCGCAAACGGTTACGTAGTAAAGCCGGTCACTGGAGAGGCCATTGCCCAGAACATAAAAGCCATTTTAAAAGAAATATTTGCTCAAGGAGGAATAGCATGA
- a CDS encoding chemotaxis response regulator protein-glutamate methylesterase, with translation MVKVLIVDDSAFMRNTLSNMISSDPEIKVVGIARDGIDAVEKVIQLKPDIVTMDVEMPRMNGIEALKLIMEKNPVPVLMVSSLTTEGAKVTLDALDIGAVDFIPKNLSDLSINIVKIKDILIDKIKNIAKRGVVSLKKRKVSAQPLQMPKADYSSHRRISIVAIGSSTGGPKALQNIISKLPKDFPVPIVIAQHMPASFTGPFAERLNQLSAIEVKEAEEGEQIKKGVVYIAPGSGHMGVTRKKITETVIAISGNKKELIYRPSVDVLMQSVVECFSGHVLGVILTGLGNDGEKGMKAIKDNGGKTIAESEQTCVVYGMPKAVVTAGLADKIVPQDEIAGEIINMV, from the coding sequence ATGGTCAAGGTCCTGATTGTAGACGATTCAGCCTTCATGCGGAACACCCTTTCCAACATGATTTCCTCTGATCCGGAAATCAAGGTGGTGGGAATCGCGCGTGACGGCATTGATGCCGTCGAAAAAGTTATTCAGCTCAAGCCTGATATAGTCACAATGGATGTTGAGATGCCGAGAATGAACGGCATTGAAGCATTAAAACTGATAATGGAGAAAAATCCCGTCCCCGTCCTGATGGTAAGTTCCCTGACCACGGAAGGTGCAAAGGTCACACTTGATGCGCTCGACATCGGAGCAGTGGACTTCATACCGAAAAACCTGTCTGATCTTTCGATCAACATAGTCAAAATTAAAGATATCCTTATAGATAAAATCAAGAATATCGCCAAGCGCGGTGTGGTCTCCCTGAAAAAACGCAAAGTGTCCGCGCAGCCGCTTCAGATGCCTAAGGCGGACTATTCTTCTCACCGGCGGATAAGCATTGTAGCCATTGGCTCATCAACCGGCGGCCCCAAGGCACTGCAAAATATAATCAGCAAATTACCGAAAGATTTTCCGGTCCCTATTGTCATAGCCCAGCATATGCCAGCGAGCTTTACCGGCCCTTTTGCTGAGAGACTGAACCAGCTAAGCGCCATTGAGGTCAAAGAAGCTGAAGAAGGTGAACAGATCAAAAAAGGAGTAGTTTACATAGCGCCCGGCAGCGGGCACATGGGCGTTACACGCAAAAAAATCACAGAGACTGTGATTGCCATATCAGGAAACAAAAAAGAGCTTATATACAGGCCTTCCGTTGACGTGCTCATGCAGTCGGTTGTGGAATGCTTCTCAGGCCACGTGCTTGGGGTAATCCTCACCGGACTCGGAAATGACGGCGAAAAGGGAATGAAGGCCATAAAAGACAACGGCGGCAAGACCATCGCAGAGAGCGAGCAAACCTGCGTTGTCTACGGAATGCCGAAGGCAGTTGTAACCGCAGGTCTTGCGGACAAGATCGTCCCGCAGGATGAAATCGCCGGTGAGATAATTAATATGGTGTAA
- a CDS encoding chemotaxis protein CheA, whose product MNDEMEEIILEFLTEAEESLDKIEPSFLELEQKGEDKELLNNIFRSMHTIKGAAGFLGFQSIVDVAHSSENIMKKLREGEISLSKSLMDAILKSVDMLRLLLGHLKEKDGIVEDVAHLVQELGDALKASMSGTGEVKAPVTAEAAAAPEIKKPEPVPVAETVKQNPEVVSQPAAEPVKMTEPLKSPQDAAHKTAETAKPSAEILDAEQKQNEAAPESKDPAAQKPKETAQNLRVDVNRIDKVMDLAGEVVLVRNRLLNISNYFDFKYAEDPMAEILMETVSFLDRVTSDMQLAVMKMRMQPIQKVFSKFPRLVRDISANVKKDVELQIFGEGTEVDKTVIEHIGDPMTHILRNSIDHGIESAEERQAKGKPAKGKIVINTYQKGTQIVIEITDDGKGMDVNRLKKKAIEKGLITEDEAQKMTDEAAVDLIFLPGFSTKEVATELSGRGVGMDVVKTNISLLNGYVEVTTQKDIGTTFKISIPLTLAIIQALMVEVGGAKYAIPLSPIEETLKVAKKDIKDITGQNVIVIRDKVCPLFELNSLIGIGSNGNGDLDYKYLIVIAIGDKKFCIAVDKLVGQEEVVIKTVDGVDTTSSYILGATITGDGKVVFILDVASMSRNLLGITKG is encoded by the coding sequence ATGAACGATGAAATGGAAGAAATAATACTTGAGTTTCTTACAGAGGCCGAAGAGTCCCTTGACAAGATAGAGCCTTCATTCCTTGAACTTGAGCAAAAAGGGGAGGACAAAGAGCTCCTTAATAATATATTCAGGTCAATGCACACGATCAAAGGCGCCGCTGGATTCCTGGGTTTTCAGTCCATAGTGGACGTTGCGCATTCTTCGGAGAATATCATGAAGAAGCTCAGGGAAGGCGAGATTTCTTTATCAAAATCTCTAATGGACGCAATTCTCAAGTCCGTTGATATGCTCCGGCTTCTTCTCGGTCACTTGAAAGAAAAGGACGGCATTGTCGAAGATGTTGCCCATCTGGTGCAGGAATTAGGTGACGCATTAAAGGCTTCCATGTCGGGGACCGGCGAGGTAAAAGCCCCTGTCACTGCGGAAGCTGCGGCGGCCCCCGAAATAAAAAAACCGGAACCTGTCCCTGTCGCAGAAACAGTAAAACAGAATCCGGAGGTCGTATCACAACCGGCTGCGGAACCTGTGAAAATGACAGAGCCGCTAAAGTCGCCGCAAGATGCAGCGCATAAGACTGCTGAGACGGCAAAGCCTTCGGCTGAGATACTTGATGCAGAGCAGAAACAGAATGAGGCCGCTCCGGAGTCCAAGGACCCTGCGGCCCAGAAGCCGAAAGAAACAGCCCAGAATTTAAGAGTTGACGTTAACAGGATTGACAAGGTCATGGACCTCGCAGGTGAAGTGGTGCTGGTAAGAAACAGGCTTTTAAACATTTCAAACTATTTTGATTTCAAATACGCCGAGGACCCCATGGCGGAAATTCTCATGGAGACCGTCTCTTTCCTGGACAGGGTGACTTCCGATATGCAGCTTGCCGTCATGAAGATGAGGATGCAGCCCATCCAGAAGGTATTCAGCAAATTCCCGCGCCTTGTAAGAGACATTTCCGCTAATGTTAAAAAAGATGTTGAGCTGCAAATATTCGGCGAAGGCACCGAGGTTGACAAGACTGTAATAGAACACATCGGCGACCCCATGACTCATATATTGAGAAATTCCATTGATCACGGCATCGAATCCGCGGAAGAGAGACAGGCAAAAGGCAAACCCGCAAAAGGCAAAATTGTTATAAACACATACCAGAAAGGCACCCAGATCGTCATTGAGATAACGGATGACGGAAAAGGAATGGATGTTAACAGGCTGAAGAAAAAAGCCATTGAAAAGGGGCTCATAACTGAAGATGAAGCGCAGAAGATGACGGACGAAGCCGCCGTAGACCTGATATTTTTACCGGGATTTTCAACAAAGGAAGTTGCAACCGAGCTCAGCGGCAGGGGCGTGGGCATGGATGTTGTGAAAACCAATATATCTCTTTTAAACGGTTACGTCGAAGTTACAACCCAGAAAGACATCGGGACTACATTTAAAATAAGCATCCCGTTAACGCTGGCAATAATTCAGGCCTTAATGGTTGAAGTCGGGGGGGCCAAATACGCCATACCACTCTCGCCTATTGAAGAGACGCTGAAGGTTGCAAAGAAAGACATTAAAGACATCACCGGTCAGAATGTAATTGTAATACGCGACAAGGTCTGCCCGCTGTTTGAGCTGAACAGCCTGATCGGGATAGGTTCAAACGGCAACGGCGATTTAGATTATAAATATTTAATCGTCATCGCAATCGGAGACAAAAAGTTCTGCATAGCGGTTGATAAGCTTGTGGGGCAGGAAGAAGTCGTCATAAAAACAGTCGACGGGGTAGACACGACGTCTTCGTATATCCTCGGCGCCACCATAACAGGCGATGGAAAGGTTGTCTTTATTCTTGACGTTGCAAGCATGTCAAGAAACCTGCTCGGTATAACAAAGGGATAA
- a CDS encoding GGDEF domain-containing protein gives MNQEIDLKELDLAAFEEKVYVIADEVLVILKELSRENQKQISSKLIAEKMFSKDSVKCVLVNNGVASSNTEIDRLKEIANVILDRFTELVPSHMTDKFDTLKNMFNNNDAAMNAKDWLDSPIDVLRKYIGSLSDRNKEVEEFLKQTMQYLGAIEQPLTGELASQQQKFRDERAFEEDITSYINMMRQDCNYHDDINALKTAFLNKIENINKGIEKKREQDILRLKDAEKTLGEMWERMNEIKHEAEEIKKKSQEMEFESYHDALTGIHNRRAYDEKVEEILAHVQRYKIPAALMICDIDFFKKINDKFGHKIGDLALKKLAGLLKERLRKNDFIARYGGEEFSIILPHTDLNGAKIAGESVRSYIDKSVFSYKGQKIPFTISVGISSFRKDDDITTVFERADQALYLAKKSGRNLVRTDEDALIESVVPDQNSSVR, from the coding sequence ATGAATCAGGAAATCGATCTTAAAGAGCTGGACCTGGCTGCCTTTGAAGAAAAAGTCTATGTCATCGCCGATGAAGTCCTCGTCATCCTCAAGGAATTGTCCCGTGAAAATCAGAAACAGATAAGCAGCAAACTGATAGCTGAAAAAATGTTCAGCAAAGACAGCGTAAAATGCGTCCTGGTAAATAACGGCGTCGCTTCATCAAATACTGAGATTGACCGCCTGAAGGAAATAGCCAACGTAATTTTAGACAGGTTTACCGAACTTGTGCCCTCTCATATGACAGATAAATTTGACACCCTTAAGAACATGTTCAATAACAACGATGCAGCAATGAACGCAAAGGACTGGCTCGATTCACCGATCGATGTTCTCAGGAAATATATCGGGTCCCTATCCGACAGAAATAAGGAGGTGGAAGAATTTTTAAAACAGACCATGCAATATCTCGGCGCTATTGAACAGCCTCTGACCGGTGAACTGGCTTCGCAGCAGCAAAAATTCAGGGACGAGAGGGCTTTTGAGGAAGACATAACAAGCTATATAAACATGATGCGGCAAGACTGCAATTATCATGATGACATCAACGCCCTCAAAACGGCTTTTTTGAACAAAATAGAAAACATCAACAAAGGGATCGAGAAAAAAAGGGAGCAGGACATACTGAGACTGAAAGACGCGGAGAAGACGCTCGGAGAAATGTGGGAGCGGATGAATGAGATCAAACACGAGGCAGAGGAAATAAAAAAGAAATCCCAGGAGATGGAATTTGAGTCCTATCATGACGCCCTTACAGGCATCCATAACCGCCGGGCATATGATGAAAAAGTTGAGGAAATCCTGGCCCATGTCCAGCGGTACAAAATACCGGCAGCGCTGATGATCTGCGATATAGACTTTTTCAAGAAAATCAACGACAAGTTCGGGCATAAGATCGGGGACCTCGCGCTTAAGAAACTGGCCGGCCTCCTGAAAGAAAGATTAAGGAAAAACGATTTCATTGCAAGATACGGCGGGGAGGAGTTTTCGATCATCCTGCCGCATACGGACCTGAACGGCGCAAAAATAGCAGGTGAGAGCGTCAGGTCTTATATTGACAAGTCCGTGTTCTCTTACAAAGGACAAAAAATTCCCTTTACGATAAGCGTAGGTATCAGCTCCTTCAGAAAAGACGATGACATAACTACGGTATTTGAAAGGGCTGACCAGGCCCTTTACCTTGCCAAAAAGTCGGGAAGGAACCTTGTAAGGACTGATGAAGATGCGCTTATTGAATCAGTCGTGCCAGATCAAAATTCGTCTGTCAGATAG